The Marinilongibacter aquaticus genome has a window encoding:
- a CDS encoding PQQ-like beta-propeller repeat protein — protein sequence MKKTILSILSFSLLLAACSAPENSESTEEMAETAPSLDKAWETDTTLITPESVIYDAQNDILYVSCIGAIPPDAKDGDGYIAKVSLDGKILENKWVTGMNGPKGMALSGDTLFVTDIDQLVAINTQDGSIISKTPVEGSSFLNDAATDTNGDILFTGTNSNTLFKSAGGKISAVVQDSLIGGLNGVYVDGDTKVLAGFGSGNIYTLKEGTLTLVADSLFGGDGVEKYGEGFMISNWNGEVYYVDSEWNKTKLLDTKDVKENAADIEVIADKNLMLVPAFLANKVVAYTIK from the coding sequence ATGAAAAAAACTATTCTTTCGATTCTCTCCTTTTCTTTATTGCTAGCGGCCTGTAGTGCTCCAGAAAATTCAGAAAGCACTGAAGAAATGGCCGAAACCGCACCAAGTCTAGACAAGGCTTGGGAAACAGACACCACCTTGATTACGCCGGAGTCTGTTATATATGATGCCCAAAACGATATTCTTTATGTATCCTGTATCGGTGCCATTCCGCCAGACGCAAAAGACGGAGACGGCTACATTGCGAAAGTAAGCCTCGACGGCAAGATTTTGGAAAACAAATGGGTAACCGGAATGAACGGCCCGAAGGGAATGGCTCTTTCGGGTGATACTCTTTTCGTGACCGACATCGACCAATTGGTGGCCATCAATACGCAAGACGGCAGCATTATCTCCAAAACCCCAGTAGAAGGCAGCTCTTTTCTAAACGATGCCGCAACAGACACAAACGGCGACATTCTCTTTACGGGCACCAATTCGAATACACTTTTCAAAAGTGCGGGCGGCAAAATATCCGCTGTGGTGCAAGACAGCCTAATCGGTGGACTGAACGGCGTATATGTAGATGGCGATACCAAAGTGCTCGCCGGTTTCGGATCGGGCAATATTTATACATTAAAAGAAGGTACGCTCACTTTGGTGGCCGACAGTCTCTTTGGTGGAGATGGCGTAGAAAAATATGGCGAAGGCTTTATGATATCCAACTGGAACGGCGAAGTATATTATGTGGACAGCGAATGGAACAAAACCAAATTGCTCGACACGAAAGATGTGAAAGAAAATGCAGCCGATATCGAAGTAATTGCAGACAAAAATCTGATGTTGGTACCCGCCTTCTTGGCCAATAAAGTGGTGGCCTATACCATTAAATAA
- a CDS encoding SusD/RagB family nutrient-binding outer membrane lipoprotein has translation MKKITYSLLILLSAGLFACKESAFEEAYPDPAKIADTTVEKQFTGFLFAANDYYVPKYRNYFVTLRTTLNHYNQITGWVNETGQYVPGSSGSEDVWYNYYNTMAQYRALENVYADLTDAEQSERKIFMLAAKVFLYDYTQRVVDLYGNIPFSEAGMLSANGGDYTNSYAKFDSGESIYSTMISDLKSIAEELNGIQLNAGFQTSFTTQDYINGGDVEAWKKYCNSLRLRILNRVSGTSEFSSDAQSQMAEIFGNPGTYPVVESNNENILIDIHDVNSPINSKDLDQTFNSGLTWYINTSGKALIDFLNTNGDPRREFLFEPGENAEGEFIGIDQMAPANEQTSIAADGQIAILNRSTFNYNWYFPGTVITATEVDLIKAEYYAKNGDNASAKSAYEKAIGESVDFYYYIRSLSTDNTVPLQDAPSAAAVSDYLAMDGVSWDDNTDKMALILNQKWVHFNLVQPYELWAENRRMDKFNFSFWVDNANKQTQPPLRWTIPGNEITYNGENYKLISGDDDLNNKLFWDAN, from the coding sequence ATGAAAAAAATAACATATTCACTATTAATCCTTCTTTCGGCTGGCTTGTTTGCTTGTAAAGAGTCGGCGTTTGAAGAGGCATATCCTGATCCTGCAAAGATTGCAGACACTACTGTAGAGAAACAGTTCACAGGATTCTTGTTTGCAGCGAATGATTACTACGTACCGAAGTACAGAAACTATTTCGTGACTTTGCGTACCACTTTGAATCATTACAACCAAATTACAGGTTGGGTAAACGAAACAGGTCAGTATGTTCCAGGCTCATCAGGTTCTGAGGATGTGTGGTACAACTACTACAACACCATGGCTCAATACCGTGCCTTGGAAAACGTATACGCTGACTTGACTGACGCGGAGCAAAGCGAGCGTAAAATCTTTATGCTTGCCGCTAAAGTGTTTTTGTACGACTATACCCAACGTGTAGTTGACCTTTACGGAAACATTCCTTTCTCTGAAGCCGGTATGTTGAGTGCCAACGGTGGCGATTACACCAACTCATATGCCAAATTCGATTCTGGCGAGAGCATCTACAGCACCATGATTTCTGATTTGAAATCTATCGCCGAAGAATTGAACGGTATTCAATTGAACGCAGGTTTCCAAACTTCATTCACTACCCAAGATTACATCAACGGTGGAGATGTGGAAGCATGGAAAAAGTATTGCAACAGCTTGCGTCTACGTATCTTGAACCGCGTATCAGGTACTTCAGAATTCTCTTCTGATGCTCAATCGCAAATGGCCGAGATTTTTGGAAACCCAGGCACTTACCCTGTAGTGGAAAGCAACAACGAGAATATCCTTATCGATATTCACGATGTAAACTCTCCAATCAACTCTAAAGATTTGGATCAAACATTCAACTCTGGTTTGACTTGGTACATCAACACTTCAGGTAAAGCTTTGATCGATTTCTTGAACACCAACGGTGACCCACGTCGCGAATTCCTTTTCGAGCCGGGTGAAAATGCTGAAGGTGAATTCATCGGTATCGACCAAATGGCTCCGGCCAACGAGCAGACTTCAATCGCTGCCGATGGTCAGATTGCTATCTTGAACCGTTCGACTTTCAACTACAACTGGTATTTCCCTGGCACTGTGATCACTGCTACTGAGGTAGACTTGATCAAAGCAGAATACTACGCGAAAAACGGTGACAATGCTTCTGCAAAATCAGCATACGAAAAAGCGATCGGCGAGTCTGTAGATTTCTACTACTACATCAGATCTTTGAGCACAGACAACACTGTACCTCTTCAAGATGCTCCTTCTGCTGCTGCAGTAAGCGACTACCTTGCTATGGACGGTGTAAGCTGGGACGACAACACAGACAAAATGGCTTTGATCTTGAACCAAAAATGGGTTCACTTCAACTTGGTTCAGCCTTATGAGCTTTGGGCCGAGAACAGAAGAATGGACAAGTTCAACTTCAGCTTCTGGGTTGACAATGCCAATAAGCAAACTCAACCTCCTTTGCGTTGGACAATCCCTGGTAATGAAATCACTTATAACGGTGAGAATTACAAATTGATCAGCGGCGACGACGACTTGAACAACAAGTTGTTCTGGGATGCGAATTAA
- a CDS encoding SusC/RagA family TonB-linked outer membrane protein codes for MKKQLLKHVLFFLLAACGATFAQKPVTGKVIDSSGEALIGVSVVVQGTTLGTTTDGSGAYKINVSPNQSLTFSYIGYKSQTVKVGNQSIIDVEMTQDDQMMNEVVVTALGISKSERTLGYATSTIKADEIQKTASPTLLGNLYGKAPGVTIQTTPGGATSGTSVNIRGFSSITGSTQPLIVLNGVPIRNEDFSNTSYWSDQRIRGNGLNDINPADIESITVLKGASAAALYGSQAVNGVLLITTKSGKNTQGLGVDFTASYTNDRIAYLPRYQNVRGPGYPIALNDAGQDENGFITTAQGNRGLINTNVNFGPKFDGQPVQAWTGEVIPYVSSNGSYADLFQNANSSNASIAITKGGDFGNFRLGFTRQDNQMISVGSKNEKNIFSFVGTINVGKHSHTDVSVNYVNQYTKNRPFKVDRMINNFTGMMDRFEHASWYFDRAITSAGYKYVTGTNQSLTPDENISGNGFKNDIMDFVYNVVSRDYREHSNRVMASVAHTIDFTDYLSLKGRISTDFTSEKNEDKRMTERPLAFGTPTGLFRMENNTLNLAYGDVFLTFNKKVMPDLNLLVMAGYTARQFNNVYSSIGTSGGLSTENLFDLAASVNQVSASGTRQRFVNDAYVGTVEANYKDFLNVQATFRRDRTSTMAPGHNAFNYPSVNAALVLNEAFNMPKAFSFSKLRASWGIVGNYPELYRANIAYSQGSLLVQNDGAQSSIYTNTPTGFGNDRIRPERKHAMEFGWENKFFNNRIGFDLTYYNAQIRDQILPLSIPASSGARTVLTNIGTLRNQGIELAFNATPIKRRDFQWDLIVNAAKNVNKVEKLANNSTELLHADYDGNAAQLRSVVGRPMGDIYVHPVATDANGSKIVDPNGLYKLDADNWIVAGNAMPKLTGGVINNLSYKNFSLGMTMNFRLGGAIMPTGIAWMTSRGLTEESLNYMDAEHGGLSYYLNEDGKGVQTSAASGPNGETVYHDGMLLEGVTTDGEPNTNVISQAVYYNNVYNWGGPQYSSSRYELYVKNNTYAKLRELTLGYSIPSSIAKKLGARNLNVSVFGRNLFFFYRNIKDIDPEQTVAGSKWTQNVNNAGNNPSFRSYGVMLRASF; via the coding sequence ATGAAAAAACAATTATTAAAACATGTCTTATTCTTCCTGCTGGCGGCATGTGGAGCGACTTTCGCTCAGAAGCCTGTGACAGGGAAAGTGATCGACTCCAGTGGAGAGGCACTCATTGGAGTAAGTGTTGTTGTACAAGGTACTACCTTGGGTACTACGACCGATGGCTCAGGTGCCTACAAGATCAATGTATCGCCTAACCAATCTTTGACTTTCAGCTACATTGGCTACAAAAGCCAAACTGTAAAGGTTGGTAATCAATCGATCATCGATGTGGAAATGACGCAAGATGATCAAATGATGAACGAAGTGGTTGTAACCGCCTTGGGTATCTCGAAAAGCGAGCGTACTTTGGGTTATGCCACGTCTACAATCAAAGCCGACGAGATCCAGAAAACAGCCAGCCCTACCCTTTTGGGCAACCTTTACGGTAAGGCTCCTGGTGTGACCATCCAAACTACACCTGGTGGTGCCACTTCTGGAACAAGTGTGAACATCCGTGGTTTCTCTTCAATTACAGGTAGTACGCAGCCTTTGATCGTATTGAACGGTGTGCCTATCCGTAACGAAGATTTCTCAAACACAAGTTACTGGTCAGATCAGCGTATCCGCGGTAACGGTTTGAACGACATCAACCCTGCGGATATCGAATCAATCACAGTATTGAAAGGTGCTTCTGCTGCCGCTCTTTACGGTTCTCAAGCCGTGAACGGGGTATTGTTGATCACAACCAAATCGGGTAAAAACACGCAAGGTTTGGGTGTGGATTTCACAGCCAGCTACACCAACGACCGTATCGCTTACCTTCCTCGTTACCAAAACGTAAGAGGCCCAGGATACCCTATCGCATTGAACGATGCGGGTCAGGATGAAAACGGTTTCATCACAACGGCTCAAGGCAATCGTGGTTTGATCAACACAAACGTGAACTTCGGACCTAAATTCGATGGCCAACCTGTACAGGCTTGGACTGGCGAAGTAATTCCTTACGTTTCTTCAAACGGTAGCTACGCGGATTTGTTCCAAAACGCAAACAGCTCGAATGCTTCAATCGCGATCACTAAAGGTGGCGATTTCGGAAACTTCCGTTTGGGCTTCACACGTCAAGACAACCAAATGATCAGTGTGGGTTCTAAAAACGAAAAGAACATCTTCAGCTTTGTAGGTACAATCAACGTTGGCAAGCACTCGCACACTGATGTGTCTGTAAACTACGTAAACCAATACACGAAGAACAGACCGTTCAAAGTGGATCGTATGATCAACAACTTTACCGGTATGATGGACCGTTTTGAGCACGCTAGCTGGTATTTCGACCGTGCCATCACAAGTGCAGGTTATAAATATGTAACAGGTACAAACCAAAGTTTGACACCAGACGAGAACATCTCTGGAAACGGTTTCAAAAACGATATCATGGATTTCGTATACAACGTTGTATCTCGTGATTACCGTGAGCATTCAAACCGTGTGATGGCCAGCGTAGCTCATACAATCGACTTCACAGACTACTTGAGCTTGAAAGGTAGAATCTCTACTGACTTCACTTCTGAGAAAAACGAAGATAAGCGTATGACTGAGCGTCCATTGGCTTTCGGTACACCAACTGGTTTGTTCCGCATGGAGAACAACACCTTGAACCTTGCCTACGGTGACGTATTCTTGACTTTCAACAAGAAAGTAATGCCAGACCTTAACCTATTGGTAATGGCCGGTTACACTGCAAGACAGTTCAATAACGTATACTCTTCTATCGGAACTAGCGGTGGTTTGAGTACAGAAAACCTATTTGACTTGGCCGCATCTGTAAACCAAGTAAGTGCAAGCGGAACAAGACAACGTTTTGTAAACGATGCATATGTAGGTACTGTAGAAGCGAACTACAAAGATTTCTTGAACGTACAAGCGACTTTCCGTCGTGACAGAACGTCGACAATGGCTCCTGGCCACAATGCCTTCAACTACCCTTCAGTGAACGCTGCATTGGTGTTGAACGAAGCTTTCAACATGCCTAAAGCATTCAGCTTCAGTAAACTTCGTGCTTCATGGGGTATCGTGGGTAACTACCCAGAATTGTACAGAGCGAACATCGCTTACTCTCAAGGTTCATTGTTGGTACAAAATGACGGAGCTCAGTCTTCTATCTACACCAACACACCAACAGGTTTCGGTAACGACCGTATCCGTCCAGAGCGTAAGCACGCCATGGAATTCGGTTGGGAAAACAAATTCTTCAACAACCGTATTGGTTTCGACTTGACATACTACAATGCTCAAATCAGAGACCAAATCCTTCCTTTGTCTATCCCTGCCAGCTCAGGTGCAAGAACAGTATTGACCAACATCGGTACATTGCGTAACCAAGGTATCGAATTGGCCTTCAACGCTACGCCTATCAAGAGACGTGATTTCCAATGGGATTTGATCGTGAACGCGGCCAAAAACGTGAACAAAGTAGAGAAATTGGCCAACAACTCAACTGAATTGTTGCACGCTGATTACGACGGTAACGCTGCTCAATTGCGTTCTGTAGTAGGTCGTCCGATGGGTGACATCTACGTACACCCAGTAGCTACTGACGCCAATGGCAGCAAAATCGTTGACCCTAACGGTTTGTACAAATTGGATGCAGACAACTGGATCGTAGCCGGAAACGCCATGCCTAAATTGACGGGTGGTGTGATCAACAACTTGAGCTACAAAAACTTCAGCTTGGGTATGACAATGAACTTCAGACTTGGTGGTGCTATCATGCCTACCGGTATTGCTTGGATGACCTCTCGTGGTCTTACAGAAGAAAGCTTGAACTACATGGATGCTGAGCACGGTGGATTGAGCTACTACTTGAACGAAGACGGCAAAGGTGTACAAACAAGTGCAGCTTCTGGCCCGAACGGCGAGACTGTATACCACGATGGTATGTTGCTTGAAGGTGTAACTACAGACGGAGAGCCTAACACAAACGTAATCTCTCAAGCTGTATACTACAACAACGTATACAACTGGGGTGGTCCTCAGTACAGTAGCTCACGTTACGAATTGTACGTGAAAAACAACACCTACGCCAAATTGCGTGAATTGACTTTGGGCTACAGCATCCCAAGCTCAATCGCCAAAAAATTGGGTGCGAGAAACTTGAACGTATCTGTATTCGGTCGTAACCTTTTCTTCTTCTACAGAAACATCAAAGATATCGATCCTGAGCAGACAGTTGCTGGTTCTAAATGGACTCAGAACGTGAACAATGCAGGTAACAACCCTTCATTCCGTTCATATGGTGTCATGTTGAGAGCTAGTTTCTAA
- a CDS encoding glycine--tRNA ligase — translation MSQSAPATTLQDIIAHAKEYGFVFPSSEIYDGLQAVYDYGQNGVELKNNLKAAWWKSMTQLNDNIVGIDAAIFMHPLTWKASGHVDGFNDPMIDNKDSKKRYRADQLLEGKAEQLANEGKADEAKALLEKMGQLLSAEKLDEVRELIVAENIVCPVSGTANWTDVRQFNLMFSTQVGSVADDASQIYLRPETAQGIFVNFLNVQKSGRMKVPFGIAQIGKAFRNEIVARQFTFRMREFEQMEMQFFVRPGTEMEWYENWKETRLRFHKAIGLPAESLQYHDHEKLAHYANAAVDIEYKFPFGFREIEGIHSRTDFDLRNHQELSKKKLQYFDPNVDPETNKPYGNYIPYVVETSVGADRLFLATFCNAYTKETVGEDDKAKERLYLKIHPALAPVKAAVLPLVKKDGLAEIAQDISNSLKSSFRTVYDDGGAIGKRYTRQDLIGTPFCIAVDYETKEDNCVTIRHRDSTEQERVPIASLKEKIGQAVAIERILEAI, via the coding sequence ATGAGTCAATCAGCACCAGCAACAACGCTGCAAGATATTATCGCCCATGCCAAAGAGTATGGATTTGTATTCCCCTCATCCGAAATCTACGACGGACTTCAGGCGGTGTACGACTATGGACAGAATGGCGTTGAACTGAAAAACAACCTGAAAGCGGCTTGGTGGAAATCCATGACGCAGCTTAACGACAACATCGTGGGAATCGATGCAGCTATTTTCATGCATCCTTTGACATGGAAGGCTTCGGGGCACGTAGACGGCTTCAACGATCCCATGATCGACAACAAAGACAGCAAAAAACGCTACCGTGCCGATCAGCTGCTTGAGGGCAAAGCCGAGCAACTGGCCAACGAAGGCAAGGCAGACGAAGCCAAAGCTCTTTTGGAAAAAATGGGGCAATTGTTGAGTGCCGAAAAACTCGACGAAGTACGCGAACTCATTGTTGCCGAAAACATTGTTTGTCCGGTTTCTGGAACAGCCAATTGGACAGACGTGCGTCAATTCAACCTCATGTTCTCTACGCAAGTGGGCTCTGTGGCCGACGACGCCAGCCAAATCTACCTTCGCCCAGAAACGGCTCAAGGTATTTTTGTGAATTTCTTGAATGTGCAGAAAAGCGGACGCATGAAGGTGCCTTTCGGCATTGCCCAAATCGGGAAAGCTTTCAGAAATGAAATCGTAGCCCGCCAGTTCACTTTCCGTATGCGTGAATTCGAACAAATGGAAATGCAATTCTTCGTTCGCCCCGGCACCGAAATGGAATGGTACGAAAACTGGAAAGAAACCCGCCTGCGTTTCCACAAGGCCATCGGCTTGCCCGCGGAATCGCTTCAATATCATGATCACGAAAAACTGGCTCATTATGCCAATGCCGCGGTTGATATCGAGTATAAATTCCCATTTGGTTTCCGCGAGATCGAAGGGATACATTCGCGTACAGATTTTGATCTGCGGAACCATCAAGAACTTTCGAAAAAGAAATTGCAGTATTTCGATCCCAATGTTGATCCTGAAACCAATAAGCCGTACGGAAACTACATTCCTTACGTGGTGGAAACTTCTGTTGGAGCCGATCGCCTCTTCTTGGCCACATTCTGTAATGCCTATACAAAGGAAACTGTGGGCGAAGACGACAAAGCCAAAGAGCGTTTGTATTTGAAAATACATCCGGCATTGGCCCCTGTCAAAGCGGCTGTACTGCCATTGGTGAAAAAAGACGGACTTGCAGAAATTGCTCAAGATATTTCAAACAGCCTGAAATCTTCTTTCCGTACAGTGTACGATGACGGAGGAGCGATCGGAAAACGCTACACGCGTCAAGACCTTATCGGTACGCCATTTTGCATTGCGGTGGACTACGAAACAAAAGAAGACAATTGCGTGACAATACGTCATCGCGACAGCACGGAACAAGAACGCGTGCCCATCGCCAGTTTGAAAGAAAAAATCGGACAAGCGGTAGCGATCGAACGCATTTTGGAAGCCATCTAG